From a single Vicia villosa cultivar HV-30 ecotype Madison, WI unplaced genomic scaffold, Vvil1.0 ctg.000696F_1_1, whole genome shotgun sequence genomic region:
- the LOC131630547 gene encoding inactive leucine-rich repeat receptor-like protein kinase CORYNE isoform X1 yields MGLICGCDFVGCVLMFRKRQTLFSLSNRLLVFQLLVLFLFCLHHDNRVQCHGRLSKHVSYESRSGSGSEYKDDSKKIIVSVVLGVITGLIGSILFAFVIRCVVRYLNRTPILKGPVIFSPKIASKTLQLALSKENHLLGSSANGKYYKTVLENGLIIAVKKLTPFESNSQESRRKSVKRKIQMELELLASLRHRNLMSLRAYVRGNDGFSLVYDYVSTGSLADVMNRVRENELQIGWEVRLRIAVGVVKGLQYLHYTCVPQILHFNLKPTNVMLDAEFEPRLADYGLAKLLPNLDRGNSLNTPPECFLNSSRYTEKSDIFSFGMILGVLLTGKDPTDPFFGEAERGGSLGCWLRHLKQAGEEREALDKSILGEQGEEDEMLMAVGIAAACLSDMPADRPSSDELVHMLTQLNSF; encoded by the exons ATGGGATTGATTTGTGGTTGTGACTTTGTTGGTTGTGTTTTGATGTTTAGGAAAAGACAAACCCTTTTTTCTCTTTCAAATAGGTTGTTGGTGTTTCAGCTTCTTGTGCTGTTCTTGTTTTGTTTGCATCATGATAATAGAGTGCAATGTCATGGGAGATTGAGTAAACATGTATCTTATGAGTCTCGATCGGGGTCGGGGTCGGAATACAAGGATGATTCTAAGAAGATTATTGTTAGTGTAGTTTTAGGAGTGATCACTGGATTAATTGGTTCGATTCTGTTTGCGTTTGTGATTCGTTGTGTCGTTCGGTATCTGAATAGAACGCCTATCCTTAAAGGACCGGTGATATTCTCGCCGAAGATTGCCTCGAAGACACTCCAATTAGCTTTGTCGAAAGAAAACCATTTGCTCGGTTCGAGTGCGAATGGGAAGTACTACAAAACTGTTCTTGAGAATGGTCTCATAATTGCGGTGAAAAAGCTTACACCGTTCGAGAGCAATTCGCAAGAGAGTAGGAGAAAATCGGTGAAGAGGAAGATACAGATGGAGCTAGAGCTTCTTGCAAGCTTGAGACATAGGAATTTGATGAGTTTGAGGGCTTACGTTCGCGGAAACGATGGATTCTCGTTGGTTTATGATTATGTGTCGACCGGGAGTCTCGCGGATGTGATGAATAGGGTTAGGGAAAATGAGTTGCAGATTGGTTGGGAAGTTAGGTTGAGGATTGCTGTTGGTGTGGTGAAGGGTCTTCAATATCTTCATTACACTTGTGTGCCTCAGATTTTGCATTTCAATTTGAAGCCTACAAATGTGATGTTGGATGCTGAGTTTGAACCTAGATTGGCTGATTATGGTTTGGCTAAACTTCTACCAAACTTAGATAGAGGGAATTCTCTCAACACCCCTCCCGAATGTTTCCTGAATTCCAG CAGGTACACAGAAAAAAGTGACATATTCAGTTTTGGGATGATACTAGGCGTTTTATTAACCGGTAAGGACCCTACGGATCCGTTCTTTGGAGAAGCGGAGAGAGGTGGAAGTTTGGGATGTTGGCTGCGACACTTGAAGCAAGCGGGCGAGGAACGAGAAGCTCTGGATAAGAGTATTTTGGGGGAACAAGGTGAAGAAGATGAGATGCTAATGGCTGTTGGGATTGCTGCTGCATGCTTATCTGATATGCCTGCTGATAGACCTTCAAGCGACGAACTTGTTCACATGCTAACACAGCTTAATAGTTTTTGA
- the LOC131630547 gene encoding inactive leucine-rich repeat receptor-like protein kinase CORYNE isoform X2 — MGLICGCDFVGCVLMFRKRQTLFSLSNRLLVFQLLVLFLFCLHHDNRVQCHGRLSKHVSYESRSGSGSEYKDDSKKIIVSVVLGVITGLIGSILFAFVIRCVVRYLNRTPILKGPVIFSPKIASKTLQLALSKENHLLGSSANGKYYKTVLENGLIIAVKKLTPFESNSQESRRKSVKRKIQMELELLASLRHRNLMSLRAYVRGNDGFSLVYDYVSTGSLADVMNRVRENELQIGWEVRLRIAVGVVKGLQYLHYTCVPQILHFNLKPTNVMLDAEFEPRLADYGLAKLLPNLDRGNSLNTPPECFLNSRYTEKSDIFSFGMILGVLLTGKDPTDPFFGEAERGGSLGCWLRHLKQAGEEREALDKSILGEQGEEDEMLMAVGIAAACLSDMPADRPSSDELVHMLTQLNSF, encoded by the exons ATGGGATTGATTTGTGGTTGTGACTTTGTTGGTTGTGTTTTGATGTTTAGGAAAAGACAAACCCTTTTTTCTCTTTCAAATAGGTTGTTGGTGTTTCAGCTTCTTGTGCTGTTCTTGTTTTGTTTGCATCATGATAATAGAGTGCAATGTCATGGGAGATTGAGTAAACATGTATCTTATGAGTCTCGATCGGGGTCGGGGTCGGAATACAAGGATGATTCTAAGAAGATTATTGTTAGTGTAGTTTTAGGAGTGATCACTGGATTAATTGGTTCGATTCTGTTTGCGTTTGTGATTCGTTGTGTCGTTCGGTATCTGAATAGAACGCCTATCCTTAAAGGACCGGTGATATTCTCGCCGAAGATTGCCTCGAAGACACTCCAATTAGCTTTGTCGAAAGAAAACCATTTGCTCGGTTCGAGTGCGAATGGGAAGTACTACAAAACTGTTCTTGAGAATGGTCTCATAATTGCGGTGAAAAAGCTTACACCGTTCGAGAGCAATTCGCAAGAGAGTAGGAGAAAATCGGTGAAGAGGAAGATACAGATGGAGCTAGAGCTTCTTGCAAGCTTGAGACATAGGAATTTGATGAGTTTGAGGGCTTACGTTCGCGGAAACGATGGATTCTCGTTGGTTTATGATTATGTGTCGACCGGGAGTCTCGCGGATGTGATGAATAGGGTTAGGGAAAATGAGTTGCAGATTGGTTGGGAAGTTAGGTTGAGGATTGCTGTTGGTGTGGTGAAGGGTCTTCAATATCTTCATTACACTTGTGTGCCTCAGATTTTGCATTTCAATTTGAAGCCTACAAATGTGATGTTGGATGCTGAGTTTGAACCTAGATTGGCTGATTATGGTTTGGCTAAACTTCTACCAAACTTAGATAGAGGGAATTCTCTCAACACCCCTCCCGAATGTTTCCTGAATTCCAG GTACACAGAAAAAAGTGACATATTCAGTTTTGGGATGATACTAGGCGTTTTATTAACCGGTAAGGACCCTACGGATCCGTTCTTTGGAGAAGCGGAGAGAGGTGGAAGTTTGGGATGTTGGCTGCGACACTTGAAGCAAGCGGGCGAGGAACGAGAAGCTCTGGATAAGAGTATTTTGGGGGAACAAGGTGAAGAAGATGAGATGCTAATGGCTGTTGGGATTGCTGCTGCATGCTTATCTGATATGCCTGCTGATAGACCTTCAAGCGACGAACTTGTTCACATGCTAACACAGCTTAATAGTTTTTGA
- the LOC131630548 gene encoding uncharacterized protein LOC131630548, translating to MLITLSHKTITFITFIFLLGPSPILSRDAHVINFRSPNLYPESLAWDPRAQHFLLGSLRQRIITAVSDAGIVETFISDSTLPSDTSFLGLAVDSPRNRLLAVVHSHPPLPPFNALAAYDLLSRRRIFLTPLLCSDDNHESESSPCAANDVAVDHLGNAFVTNSAGNFIWKITVNGESSIFSKSPLFLTSPTTNQSTLGLNGITYVSKGYLLVIQSSTGKLFKVDEIDGTARIVLLTEDLIGADDIVVRDANVAIAVSPMNKLWFIKSMDNWGEGSVYERLEVDVRRFPTSVTVGEKGRLYVLYGHLNEGMLGDGGREGFGIAEIRSREGQDDHVWIFGLIGVGLAYFFFWRFQMRNLARKMDRKIE from the coding sequence ATGTTAATCACATTATCACACAAAACCATCACTTTCATAACATTCATCTTCTTATTGGGCCCAAGCCCAATCCTCTCTCGAGACGCACACGTCATCAACTTCCGATCACCCAATCTCTACCCCGAATCCCTCGCGTGGGACCCACGCGCTCAACATTTCCTCCTCGGTTCCCTCCGCCAACGCATCATCACCGCCGTCTCCGACGCCGGCATCGTCGAGACCTTCATCTCCGACTCCACTCTCCCCTCCGACACATCCTTCCTCGGCCTCGCCGTTGATTCCCCTCGCAACCGTCTTCTCGCCGTCGTACACTCCCACCCTCCCCTCCCTCCGTTCAACGCCCTCGCCGCCTACGATCTACTCTCCCGCCGCCGTATCTTCCTCACTCCCCTCCTTTGCTCCGACGACAACCACGAATCCGAATCCTCCCCATGCGCCGCCAACGACGTCGCCGTCGATCACCTCGGTAACGCATTTGTAACAAACTCCGCCGGAAACTTCATCTGGAAAATAACCGTCAACGGAGAATCCTCAATCTTCTCAAAATCTCCACTATTCCTCACCTCGCCAACAACCAATCAATCCACGTTAGGTCTCAACGGAATCACCTACGTCTCCAAAGGCTACCTTCTGGTAATCCAATCAAGCACCGGGAAGCTTTTCAAGGTAGACGAAATCGACGGTACAGCAAGGATTGTTCTATTAACCGAGGATCTAATCGGCGCGGACGATATCGTCGTTCGCGACGCGAACGTCGCTATCGCGGTATCGCCGATGAATAAAttatggttcattaagagtatggaTAATTGGGGAGAGGGATCGGTGTATGAGAGACTGGAGGTTGATGTTCGACGGTTTCCGACGTCGGTGACAGTTGGAGAAAAGGGGAGATTGTATGTGTTGTATGGACATTTGAATGAAGGGATGTTGGGAGATGGTGGAAGAGAGGGTTTTGGTATTGCTGAGATTAGGTCAAGAGAAGGACAAGATGATCATGTTTGGATTTTTGGTTTGATTGGTGTTGGATTGGcttatttcttcttttggaggTTTCAGATGAGAAATCTTGCCAGGAAAATGGATCGAAAGATCGAATGA